From the Streptomyces sp. Tu 2975 genome, one window contains:
- a CDS encoding adenylosuccinate lyase, giving the protein MDEELRSLASRLRNEARGGPVYERLLATADHDELAAVLTERERPLWARELAAFRLGCAGDRRAFESLVLLLNHRDPERCVSAAHALFLLGDPRTPRAAAALATNELRVAYALLPVRLLTRLRAPESAPALMTVLRRRLTAGDPHWRVALACVEGLGALGDERAAEIVRAALPHPRLTAAAAAALARLEV; this is encoded by the coding sequence ATGGACGAGGAGTTACGGTCGCTCGCAAGCCGGCTACGAAACGAGGCGCGCGGCGGGCCGGTGTACGAGCGCCTGCTGGCCACCGCCGACCATGACGAACTCGCCGCGGTCCTCACCGAACGTGAACGCCCCCTGTGGGCCCGCGAACTCGCCGCGTTCCGCCTCGGCTGCGCCGGTGACCGCCGCGCCTTCGAGTCCCTGGTCCTGCTCCTCAACCACCGCGACCCGGAGCGCTGCGTCTCCGCGGCCCACGCGCTGTTCCTGCTGGGCGACCCCAGAACCCCCCGCGCGGCGGCGGCACTTGCCACCAACGAACTCCGCGTCGCCTACGCCCTGTTGCCGGTCCGCCTGCTGACGAGGCTGCGCGCCCCCGAATCAGCGCCGGCCCTGATGACGGTCCTGCGTCGCAGACTGACCGCGGGGGACCCTCACTGGCGCGTGGCCCTGGCCTGTGTGGAGGGCCTCGGTGCGCTCGGCGACGAACGCGCGGCCGAGATCGTCCGCGCGGCCCTGCCCCACCCCCGCCTGACGGCCGCCGCGGCGGCGGCACTGGCCAGGCTGGAGGTGTGA
- a CDS encoding TetR family transcriptional regulator, translated as MQYVQIMPQPADPSRRTGRTGAQADAPESAAGSRAAAQRLKMRRELAAAAMELFATKGYEATTVDEIAATAGVARRTFFRHFRSKEEAIFPDHDDTLVRAEAVLNAAPPHEHPLDTVCRGIKEVMRMYAASPAVSVERYRLTREVPTLREREIASVARYERLFTRYLLGHFDERDHHDGNDDPLLAEVAASAVVTAHNHVLRRWLRAGGQGDVEAQLDHAFAIVRDTFGSGIGAGRKSGTVMGETTPGAEEPAATARTHGEVLVAVARTDAPLSEVMRTIEQALKSG; from the coding sequence ATGCAGTACGTTCAGATCATGCCCCAGCCCGCTGATCCTTCCCGCCGCACCGGCCGCACCGGCGCCCAGGCCGACGCTCCGGAGAGCGCCGCAGGCTCCCGCGCAGCCGCGCAACGTCTGAAGATGCGCCGTGAACTGGCGGCGGCGGCCATGGAGTTGTTCGCGACCAAGGGCTACGAGGCGACGACCGTCGACGAGATCGCCGCCACGGCGGGTGTGGCACGGCGGACCTTCTTCCGGCACTTCCGCTCCAAGGAAGAGGCGATCTTCCCGGACCACGACGACACGCTGGTGCGGGCCGAGGCGGTGCTGAACGCCGCGCCGCCCCACGAGCACCCGCTGGACACGGTCTGCCGCGGCATCAAAGAGGTCATGCGGATGTACGCGGCCTCTCCCGCGGTCTCCGTGGAGCGCTATCGCCTGACCCGCGAGGTGCCGACGCTGCGGGAGCGCGAGATCGCCTCGGTGGCCCGTTACGAGCGCCTGTTCACGCGCTATCTCCTGGGTCATTTCGACGAGCGTGACCACCACGACGGCAATGACGACCCGCTGCTGGCGGAGGTGGCCGCCTCGGCGGTCGTCACCGCGCACAACCACGTGCTGCGCCGCTGGCTGCGGGCCGGCGGCCAGGGCGACGTGGAGGCCCAGCTCGACCACGCCTTCGCCATCGTCCGCGACACGTTCGGTTCGGGCATAGGGGCCGGCCGCAAGAGCGGCACGGTCATGGGCGAGACCACGCCGGGGGCAGAGGAGCCCGCGGCCACGGCCCGCACGCACGGCGAGGTGCTGGTGGCCGTGGCCCGTACGGACGCGCCGCTGAGCGAGGTCATGCGGACGATCGAGCAAGCCCTCAAGAGCGGCTGA
- a CDS encoding HAD-IA family hydrolase, with protein MISEAVRPGAMKYVLFDVDGTLIDAVENQRRVWRTWAERYGLDADEVYRVALRTRPSETFAQVAPGEDPRACLAALHELEDEDVRSGTYAAFDGALELLGALRPGSWALVTSNYEHRVRGRFARTGLPVPEVLVDAAAVDEGKPSPVPYLRAAARLGAEPADCLVIEDAPTGVRSGLSAGMTVRGVNAPAAVDGVHRHFGTLREAVRDILAFMSVTRSQRLEGSAAVE; from the coding sequence GTGATCAGCGAAGCCGTGCGTCCCGGCGCCATGAAGTACGTCCTGTTCGATGTCGACGGCACATTGATCGATGCCGTGGAGAATCAGCGCCGTGTCTGGCGGACCTGGGCAGAGCGGTACGGACTGGACGCCGATGAGGTCTACCGGGTGGCGTTGCGGACGCGGCCGTCGGAGACCTTCGCGCAGGTCGCTCCGGGCGAGGACCCTCGAGCATGCCTGGCCGCACTGCACGAGTTGGAGGACGAGGACGTCCGGTCCGGCACGTACGCGGCCTTCGACGGGGCCTTGGAACTGCTCGGTGCGCTGCGGCCAGGGAGCTGGGCCTTGGTGACCTCGAACTACGAGCACCGTGTACGCGGCCGCTTCGCCCGGACCGGCTTGCCGGTCCCGGAGGTCCTCGTGGACGCGGCCGCCGTGGACGAGGGCAAGCCGTCGCCCGTGCCGTATCTACGGGCCGCCGCGCGACTCGGCGCCGAACCGGCGGACTGTCTGGTCATCGAGGACGCCCCAACCGGCGTGCGGTCCGGACTGAGTGCCGGAATGACGGTGCGGGGGGTCAACGCCCCCGCGGCGGTGGACGGCGTGCACCGCCACTTCGGCACCCTGCGCGAAGCGGTCCGCGACATCCTCGCGTTCATGTCCGTCACCCGCAGTCAACGGCTGGAAGGATCAGCCGCAGTGGAATGA
- a CDS encoding 3-hydroxyacyl-CoA dehydrogenase, with product MDTPLHTIAVVGLGTMGTGIAEVLARAGREVIGIDVSDAAARRAVLALEASTARAVERERITEEERRNTLARFRTFSDLQAAAEADLVIEVVPESYETKLQVLRELDGIVRPQAIIATGTNALSVTRLAADSQHPERVLGLHFFNPAPAMKLVEVVSCVLTAPSAVEAVTALAKELGKEPVAVGDRPGFVADGLLFGYLNQAAAMYESRYASREDIDAAMKLGCGLPMGPLALLDMIGIDTARTVLDAMYAESHDRLHAPAPVLKQLSEAGLTGRKAGRGFYTYAAPDTAEVVDDALTPKPSAEAAAGREVRSVGVAGSGTMASGIAEVFAKAGYDVVLAARSLEKAEVAKARIGKSLARSVSKGRMTEEAREATLARIAPAGSLEAFSDVDLALEAVAEDLEIKQQLFATLDKICKPGAVLATTTSSLPVVACARATSRPEDVIGMHFFNPAPAMKLVEVVRTVLTSDEVHATVREVTAKIKKHPVDCGDRAGFIVNALLFPYLNNAIKMVEEHYATLDDIDAAMKLGGGYPMGPFELLDVVGLDVSLAIEKVLHSEFRDPGLAPAPLLEHLVAAGCLGRKTGRGFREYARR from the coding sequence ATGGACACCCCTCTCCACACCATTGCCGTCGTCGGCCTCGGCACCATGGGCACCGGCATCGCCGAGGTCCTCGCCCGCGCCGGCCGTGAGGTCATCGGCATCGACGTCAGCGACGCCGCGGCCCGCCGCGCCGTCCTCGCACTCGAGGCATCCACCGCCCGCGCCGTGGAGCGCGAGCGGATCACCGAGGAGGAGCGCCGCAACACCCTCGCCCGGTTCCGCACCTTCTCCGACCTTCAGGCCGCGGCGGAGGCCGACCTCGTCATCGAGGTGGTGCCCGAGTCGTACGAGACCAAGCTCCAGGTCCTGCGGGAGCTGGACGGCATCGTCCGGCCGCAGGCCATCATCGCCACCGGCACCAACGCCCTCTCCGTGACCCGGCTCGCCGCCGATTCCCAGCACCCTGAGCGTGTGCTCGGCCTGCACTTCTTCAACCCGGCGCCGGCGATGAAGCTCGTCGAGGTGGTCTCCTGCGTGCTCACCGCGCCGTCGGCCGTGGAGGCCGTCACCGCGCTCGCCAAGGAGCTCGGCAAGGAGCCGGTCGCGGTCGGCGACCGGCCCGGATTCGTGGCCGACGGCCTGCTGTTCGGCTACCTCAACCAGGCAGCGGCGATGTACGAGTCGCGGTACGCCTCCCGTGAGGACATCGACGCCGCGATGAAGCTCGGCTGCGGTCTGCCGATGGGGCCGCTCGCGCTGCTCGACATGATCGGCATCGACACCGCCCGTACCGTCCTGGACGCCATGTACGCGGAGTCGCACGACCGGCTGCATGCCCCGGCGCCCGTCCTGAAGCAGCTCAGCGAGGCGGGCCTGACCGGCCGCAAGGCCGGCCGCGGCTTCTACACGTACGCCGCGCCGGACACCGCCGAGGTGGTCGACGACGCGCTGACCCCCAAGCCGTCCGCGGAGGCGGCCGCCGGCCGCGAGGTCCGCTCGGTGGGCGTGGCCGGCTCGGGCACCATGGCGAGCGGTATCGCCGAGGTCTTCGCCAAGGCCGGTTACGACGTCGTCCTCGCCGCCCGCAGCCTGGAGAAGGCGGAGGTGGCCAAGGCCCGGATCGGCAAGTCGCTGGCCCGCTCGGTCTCCAAGGGCCGGATGACCGAGGAGGCCCGCGAGGCCACCCTCGCCCGCATCGCGCCCGCCGGTTCACTGGAGGCCTTCTCCGACGTCGATCTGGCGCTGGAGGCGGTGGCCGAGGACCTGGAGATCAAGCAGCAGCTGTTCGCCACCCTGGACAAGATCTGCAAGCCGGGCGCGGTGCTCGCCACCACGACCTCGTCGCTGCCGGTCGTGGCCTGCGCCCGCGCCACCTCGCGCCCCGAGGACGTCATCGGGATGCACTTCTTCAACCCGGCGCCGGCGATGAAGCTCGTCGAGGTGGTCCGTACGGTCCTCACCTCCGACGAGGTGCACGCCACCGTCCGCGAGGTCACCGCGAAGATCAAGAAGCACCCGGTGGACTGCGGTGACCGTGCCGGCTTCATCGTGAACGCGCTGCTCTTCCCGTACCTCAACAACGCGATCAAGATGGTCGAGGAGCACTACGCCACCCTCGACGACATCGACGCCGCGATGAAGCTCGGCGGCGGCTACCCGATGGGCCCGTTCGAGCTGCTCGACGTGGTCGGGCTCGATGTCTCGCTGGCGATCGAGAAGGTGCTGCACAGCGAGTTCCGCGACCCGGGTCTCGCCCCGGCGCCGCTGCTGGAGCACCTGGTGGCGGCGGGCTGCCTCGGCCGCAAGACGGGACGCGGCTTCCGCGAATATGCCCGGCGCTGA
- a CDS encoding response regulator transcription factor: MRVLLIEDDDTIAEPLAEGLARYGLAVERFATGAEALGASYGDIVLLDLGLPDIDGIDVCRRIRQVSDVPIIMLTARGGEADRIVGLEIGADDYLAKPFSIRELIARVRAVTRRTAVAAHGFTGPPGPARPATVTALPEPSTGAPGTDPAAGARGGRPSGGAEAARSGGLVVDRRTRQVRLGTGQVALTPKEFDLLALLAEDPGAVYTRRQIIDQVWDPHFHGPTRTLDVHVATLRRKLGDARWIETVRGVGFRLTDRVSHPGPAGAGGRGPVADRVRPVLDRVPPAPGRVPPP, encoded by the coding sequence ATGCGGGTGTTGCTCATCGAGGACGACGACACCATCGCCGAGCCCCTGGCCGAAGGACTGGCGCGCTACGGGCTGGCGGTGGAACGGTTCGCCACCGGCGCAGAGGCGCTCGGCGCGTCCTACGGGGACATCGTGCTGCTGGATCTCGGCCTGCCCGACATCGACGGGATCGACGTCTGCCGGCGCATCCGTCAGGTCTCCGACGTGCCCATCATCATGCTCACGGCGCGGGGCGGGGAGGCCGACCGGATCGTGGGTCTGGAGATCGGGGCCGACGACTACCTGGCGAAACCTTTCAGCATTCGTGAGCTGATCGCACGGGTCCGTGCGGTCACCCGGCGCACGGCCGTTGCCGCCCACGGCTTCACGGGTCCGCCGGGACCGGCCCGCCCGGCGACGGTGACCGCCCTGCCCGAGCCTTCCACCGGGGCCCCGGGCACGGACCCGGCGGCCGGCGCCCGCGGCGGGCGGCCCTCCGGGGGCGCGGAGGCCGCCCGGTCCGGAGGGCTCGTCGTCGACCGGCGTACCCGCCAGGTCCGGCTGGGCACCGGACAAGTGGCGCTCACGCCGAAGGAGTTCGACCTGCTGGCACTGCTGGCGGAAGACCCCGGAGCCGTCTACACCCGCCGGCAGATCATCGACCAGGTGTGGGACCCGCACTTCCACGGCCCGACCAGGACGCTGGACGTGCATGTGGCGACCCTGCGGCGCAAGCTCGGTGACGCCCGCTGGATCGAGACCGTGCGGGGTGTGGGCTTCCGGCTGACCGACCGCGTCTCCCATCCCGGCCCGGCCGGCGCCGGCGGCCGAGGGCCGGTGGCCGACCGGGTCCGGCCGGTCCTCGACCGCGTGCCGCCGGCCCCTGGCCGGGTGCCGCCGCCGTGA
- a CDS encoding carbonic anhydrase, translating into MQALLDHARSFHRNPGRDADTLRALAAGQSPDAMVISCSDSRVVPALITGAGPGEMFELRNAGNIVPPPGSGAPSGEAATIEYALEVLGVRDVVVCGHSHCGAMDALASGSDLSGLPGVEAWLSLVRPALTPYLTPYLGTRPGKDARLERIVQRNIVHQLAVLGSYPMARRLMNAGELRLHGWYYRVETGALLELGDDGTFEAR; encoded by the coding sequence ATGCAGGCTCTTCTCGACCATGCGCGTTCCTTCCACCGGAATCCGGGCAGGGACGCCGACACCCTTCGCGCCCTCGCGGCCGGCCAGTCGCCCGACGCGATGGTCATCAGCTGCTCGGACTCCCGCGTCGTCCCCGCGCTCATCACCGGCGCCGGACCCGGCGAGATGTTCGAACTGCGCAACGCCGGCAACATCGTGCCCCCGCCCGGCTCGGGCGCCCCCTCCGGCGAGGCCGCCACCATCGAGTACGCGCTCGAGGTGCTCGGCGTGCGGGACGTGGTGGTGTGCGGCCACTCCCACTGCGGGGCGATGGACGCCCTGGCCTCGGGCAGCGACCTGTCCGGGCTCCCGGGCGTCGAGGCGTGGCTCTCACTGGTGCGGCCCGCGCTCACCCCGTACCTCACCCCGTACCTCGGCACGCGCCCCGGCAAGGACGCGCGGCTCGAGCGGATCGTGCAGCGCAACATCGTGCACCAGCTCGCGGTGCTCGGCTCCTACCCGATGGCCCGCCGGCTCATGAACGCGGGCGAACTCCGCCTGCACGGCTGGTACTACCGCGTCGAGACCGGAGCGCTGCTGGAGCTCGGGGACGACGGGACGTTCGAGGCCCGCTGA
- a CDS encoding HAMP domain-containing sensor histidine kinase, with the protein MTRRLRLSYLTLVVLVLLSLEVPLGIVYGGAERQRVVRAAEDEAEALAAYARLSLRSDQTAALARRVLHCAERIDGEVFVLDRDGRVRAASRPMSDREARDMLDRRHVRAAMGGRAATDVRTGGYGRVEVLAAAAPVTAGASRSGAVHLTLPTKVVSQRVHRVWLTLAVAGLLVLTAFAGLGLAVARWTGRPIMELEAVTARLARGDLSVRATLATATGPPEVRRLAGTFNDTAARLEHVMRSQRAFAGEASHQLKTPLAALRLRLDNLEPGIAPGSRANLTAAMTETERLARMVETLLAMARLEEHATAREPVDLDRCARERAATWGPLFASRGCRLTLGGERVGHALAVPGAVEQILDNLLSNALRVSGPGDEVRLETRPVRASRRASRETGCSWAELHVVDQGPGLPPEQRARAFDRFWRAPGAAAGGSGLGLALVQRLAVAGGGRATLEEAPYGGLDAVVRLPAVPPRPSAPPPRPVDGPRTPWKPRRMADAARARLRPGGARLRRPGAPPAAPGPTDDFPEHPAPPRTTGRAGPSPRTCA; encoded by the coding sequence GTGACCCGCCGCCTGCGGCTGAGTTACCTCACCCTCGTCGTGCTGGTACTGCTCAGCCTCGAGGTACCGCTGGGCATCGTCTACGGCGGCGCGGAACGACAGCGGGTGGTGCGGGCCGCGGAGGACGAGGCCGAGGCCCTCGCCGCGTACGCCCGGCTCTCCCTGCGTTCCGACCAGACGGCGGCACTCGCCCGGCGGGTGCTCCACTGTGCCGAGCGGATCGACGGAGAGGTGTTCGTCCTCGACCGCGACGGCAGGGTCCGCGCGGCATCCCGCCCGATGAGCGACCGCGAGGCCCGGGACATGCTGGACCGCAGGCACGTGCGCGCCGCGATGGGCGGGCGGGCCGCCACCGACGTGCGGACCGGCGGCTACGGCCGGGTGGAGGTGCTGGCCGCGGCCGCCCCGGTGACTGCCGGAGCCTCTCGCTCCGGTGCCGTGCACCTGACGCTGCCCACGAAGGTGGTCTCCCAGCGCGTGCACCGCGTCTGGCTGACGCTCGCCGTCGCGGGACTGCTCGTGCTGACGGCCTTCGCCGGGCTGGGCCTCGCCGTGGCGCGCTGGACCGGCCGCCCCATCATGGAGCTGGAGGCCGTCACCGCCCGGCTGGCCCGCGGCGACCTCTCCGTCCGCGCGACGCTGGCGACGGCCACGGGCCCGCCCGAGGTCCGCCGGCTGGCCGGCACCTTCAACGACACCGCCGCGCGCCTCGAGCATGTGATGCGGTCGCAGCGGGCGTTCGCGGGCGAGGCGTCCCACCAGCTCAAGACACCGCTCGCCGCACTGCGGCTGAGACTGGACAACCTGGAGCCCGGCATCGCTCCCGGCTCCCGCGCCAATCTGACCGCCGCGATGACGGAGACCGAACGGCTGGCCCGGATGGTCGAGACGCTGCTCGCCATGGCCCGGCTCGAGGAGCACGCGACCGCCCGCGAGCCGGTGGACCTCGACCGCTGCGCCCGTGAACGGGCCGCCACCTGGGGCCCGCTGTTCGCCTCTCGCGGATGCCGCCTGACCCTCGGCGGCGAGCGCGTGGGCCATGCGCTCGCCGTACCGGGCGCGGTGGAACAGATCCTGGACAACCTGCTCTCCAACGCCCTGCGGGTCTCCGGGCCGGGCGACGAGGTCCGTCTCGAGACCCGCCCGGTCCGCGCTTCCCGCCGCGCGTCGCGCGAAACGGGCTGCTCTTGGGCCGAGTTGCACGTGGTCGACCAAGGCCCGGGCCTGCCGCCCGAGCAACGCGCCCGCGCCTTCGACCGGTTCTGGCGCGCCCCCGGCGCTGCCGCCGGCGGCAGCGGCCTCGGCCTCGCCCTGGTGCAGCGGCTCGCCGTCGCCGGCGGCGGGCGGGCCACGCTGGAGGAGGCCCCGTACGGCGGTCTGGACGCGGTGGTCCGCCTTCCCGCGGTGCCGCCCCGGCCGTCCGCACCGCCGCCGCGCCCGGTGGACGGCCCCCGCACACCCTGGAAACCGCGCCGCATGGCGGACGCGGCCCGCGCCCGCCTGCGCCCCGGCGGCGCCCGCCTCCGCCGGCCCGGGGCACCCCCTGCCGCCCCGGGTCCCACCGACGACTTCCCGGAGCACCCCGCACCGCCGCGGACCACGGGCAGGGCCGGGCCCTCTCCACGGACGTGCGCGTGA